TATCGTCTGACGACCTTTCATCAGGACGAGGAGGCGCTCGCCGCGGAAACCATCCGGGTTCTGGATCGGCGGCAGGCCGACCCGAAGGCGCCGCCCATCGTGTCGGTGCTCGATGTGCCTCTGATCTATCGTGGAAGCGTCCGGCCGCTGAAGGACGGCATGTGAGGGGCAACCATCCGGCCGCCCCGTTCGAGGGAACGACATGAAGACCGAGTATCATTCCATTTGGCTGATGCCCTGCGCCACGCAGGAGAGGATGTTGTCGGGCATCGTCCGGGATCTCGCCGGACGCTTCGAAAGCCCGATCTTCCAGCCGCATCTGACCCTCGTGGAGGATATGCCGAGAACCTGTGAGGAGCTGCAGCCTCTTCTCGCGCAGGTCGCCGAGGATGCGAGCGCGTTCGACGCGCCCGTCGAGACGGTCGAGGAAAGCGGCCTGTATTATCGCTCGTTCTATGCGCGCTTTCCGGTCGTCCAGCCTCTGCGCGTCATGAAGACGAAAGCCGTCGAGGTCTTCCGTGTTGGAAACGTCGAGAGCTTCATGCCGCATATCTCACTGGCCTATGGGGTCCAGGAAGGCCCTGAAAAGTCCCGATCCATGGGAGACCTGCGGGAACGGCTCGCGGGCATGAGCGTGCGCTTCGACCGAATCTGCATCGTTTCCTCGTCTCAGCAGACTCCGATCGAGGAATGGGCGATCAGATCGAGCGTCCCGCTACCCGAATGACGATGGCGCCGGCGGGTTGCGCCGGCGCCATCATTGTCTTCCTGGCGATGGGTGTGAAGGCTCGCTCCGGCCTTACTCCGTCACGGGCAGGCTCACTATGGATTTGCCGCGCAGGCGTCCATAGACCCAGCTGATCGGCGGCAGGGACCAGAGCACGATCACGACGATGCCTAAGCCCGCCGCGATGGGGCGCGAGAAGAAGCCGAGGATGTCGCCCTGCGAGATGATCATCGAGGTCAGGAAGTTCTGCTCCACGAGAGGACCCATCACCATTCCAAGGATGATCGGCGCGATCGGGAACGCCGCGCGTTGCAGGAGATAAGCCAGAACCCCGAAGCCCGTCATGATGACGACGTCGAACATGGAGTTGTTCGCAGCATAAGCGCCGACGAGGCAGAAGATCATGATCGCGCCGTTCAGATAGGCCCGCGGTACGCCGAAGATTACGTTCGCAGCGCGAACCGCGAGATAGCCGAGCGGGATCAGGAGCAGGTTGGCGATCACGAAGATCAGCATCACGGCATAGAAGTTCTCGGGATGGCTCGTGAACAGCTGCGGGCCCGGATTCAGGCCCTTCATGAACAGGATTCCCACAGCGATGGCCGTGACCGCATCGCCGGGAATGCCGAAGACCATCGCGGGAATCCAGGCAGCGGACAGGGCCGAGTTGTTCGAGGCGCCAGCTTCCACCAGGCCTTCCTCATGCCCCTTGCCGAACTTTTCGGGTGTCTTGGAGAAGCGCTTGGCCATGGCGTAGGAGATCCATGCCCCGAGGTCGCCGCCCGCCCCCGGCAGGGCGCCGATGACGGTGCCGAGAGCCGAGCCTCTCCAGAGATTGACCTGATGCTTGTTGAGAATGCCGATCACGCCGGCATAGGGGTTCTTGACCTTCGTGGCGGCGACGAGACCGGGGGCGCCGGGGGTGTAGCGCAGCAACTCTCCTAAGGCGAAGAGGCCGATCATCGCGGGCACGAAGGAAAGCCCGCCGGTCAGATCGAGATTGCCGAACGTGAAGCGCGCGGTGCCGGTCAGTGGGTCTGCGCCGATGGTCGAGAGGGCGAGGCCCAGGAACAGCGCGAGGACGCCCTTGATCACGCCGCTCGAGCTGACCAGGGCCGCGCAGGACAGGCCCAGGATCGCAAGCCAGAAATACTCGAAGCTCGAGAAGCGCAGCGCCACGCGTGCGAGAGCGGGAGCCGTGAAAGCCAGCACCACGAAGCCGAACAGGCCGCCGATGCAGGAGGCGACAATGGAAATGCCGAGAGCTTGCGCGCCCTTGCCCTTCTTCGTCATGGCATAAGCTTCGTCCGTATAGGCGGCGGACGAGGGGGTTCCGGGAATTTTCAAAAGAGCGCTCGGAATATCGCCGGCCGTGATCGCCATGGCGGTGCAGGCGATCACCGTCGCAATCGCCGGAATGGGCGACATGTAGAAGGTAAACGGCACCAGGAGCGCGACAGCCATCGTGGCGGTCAGCCCCGGGATCGCTCCGACGAAAAGCCCGAACAGGCACGACACCGTGATGGCGACGATGGTTTCCGGTGTTCCCACCAGAGCCAGGGCCTTGATGAAACTGTCCATGAACCTGGTCCTTAAAAGAGAATGCCCGTCGGCAGCGGCACGCGCATCACGTGGGCGAACAGGTAGTCGACCACGAGCGTCAGCGCGACGGACGACAAGGCGGCTCCCCACCATTTCGCGCGTCCTGCCCAGGTCACGGCAAAGCCATAGAGCGACGTGGTGATGATGAAGCCGAAATAGGGAATGAGCAGAATCACAAGCACAAGCCCACCCAGCAGGATCATCGTGAAGAACGCGGAGCCTCCTCCATCTTCCTCGTTGTCGACGGTCTGCGCTCCGGCGCGCCAGTTGCGCATGGAGGTGATGCACAACGCCGCGCCGAAGAATGCCAGTACGAAGGCGCAGATGGACGGCAGGAGTCCTGGTCCGATCAGCGTATCGGGG
This window of the Microvirga sp. TS319 genome carries:
- a CDS encoding haloacid dehalogenase — translated: MKTEYHSIWLMPCATQERMLSGIVRDLAGRFESPIFQPHLTLVEDMPRTCEELQPLLAQVAEDASAFDAPVETVEESGLYYRSFYARFPVVQPLRVMKTKAVEVFRVGNVESFMPHISLAYGVQEGPEKSRSMGDLRERLAGMSVRFDRICIVSSSQQTPIEEWAIRSSVPLPE
- a CDS encoding tripartite tricarboxylate transporter permease gives rise to the protein MDSFIKALALVGTPETIVAITVSCLFGLFVGAIPGLTATMAVALLVPFTFYMSPIPAIATVIACTAMAITAGDIPSALLKIPGTPSSAAYTDEAYAMTKKGKGAQALGISIVASCIGGLFGFVVLAFTAPALARVALRFSSFEYFWLAILGLSCAALVSSSGVIKGVLALFLGLALSTIGADPLTGTARFTFGNLDLTGGLSFVPAMIGLFALGELLRYTPGAPGLVAATKVKNPYAGVIGILNKHQVNLWRGSALGTVIGALPGAGGDLGAWISYAMAKRFSKTPEKFGKGHEEGLVEAGASNNSALSAAWIPAMVFGIPGDAVTAIAVGILFMKGLNPGPQLFTSHPENFYAVMLIFVIANLLLIPLGYLAVRAANVIFGVPRAYLNGAIMIFCLVGAYAANNSMFDVVIMTGFGVLAYLLQRAAFPIAPIILGMVMGPLVEQNFLTSMIISQGDILGFFSRPIAAGLGIVVIVLWSLPPISWVYGRLRGKSIVSLPVTE
- a CDS encoding tripartite tricarboxylate transporter TctB family protein produces the protein MMSAQNKNEPASLEVGSPPLADFGLGLACVLGGLGLFFGSRDFQPMIPDTLIGPGLLPSICAFVLAFFGAALCITSMRNWRAGAQTVDNEEDGGGSAFFTMILLGGLVLVILLIPYFGFIITTSLYGFAVTWAGRAKWWGAALSSVALTLVVDYLFAHVMRVPLPTGILF